A genomic region of Canis aureus isolate CA01 chromosome 16, VMU_Caureus_v.1.0, whole genome shotgun sequence contains the following coding sequences:
- the LIAT1 gene encoding protein LIAT1, translating into MDGRGGAGASGFGEEAVDDEDDEEEREGGAAGSQGAKLPPIAGNASEVSKRKVKKKKKKKTKGPGKGDADKHQSRGLKSQQLSSSFHDILSPGKDHGPRQEHKQDKDETKPIPPFSSTVNLTHFAEIEESLSNQINESLRWDGILADPEAEKERIRIYKLNRRKRYRVSALKGFHPELCGEENPENLPYLSDKDSSTEGRQPD; encoded by the exons ATGGACGGCCGCGGGGGAGCAGGGGCGTCGGGGTTCGGCGAGGAGGCCGTGGACGACGAGGACGACGAAGAGGAGCGAGAGGGTGGCGCTGCGGGCTCTCAGGGAGCCAAACTGCCCCCCATCGCCGGCAACGCCTCAGAAGTGAGCAAACggaaagtgaagaagaaaaagaagaagaagaccaaGGGGCCCGGCAAGGGGGACG CAGATAAACATCAGAGTCGAGGCCTGAAGAGTCAGCAGCTGTCCTCATCCTTTCATGATATCTTAAGTCCTGGCAAAGATCATGGCCCAAGGCAAGAGCACAAACAGGACAAGGATGAAACCAAGCCCATCCCCCCTTTCTCCTCCACTGTAAACCTCACCCATTTTGCTGAAATAGAAGAGAGCCTCTCCAACCAGATCAATGAAAGTCTGCGTTGGGATGGAATTCTCGCTGACCCAGAGGCTGAGAAAGAAAGGATTCGCATATATAAACTGAACCGGAGGAAGCGGTACCGGGTTTCGGCCCTCAAGGGCTTCCACCCTGAGCTGTGTGGCGAGGAGAACCCGGAGAACTTACCCTACCTGTCAGATAAAGACAGCAGCACCGAGGGCAGGCAGCCCGACTGA